The Anaerolineales bacterium region CTCGGGCGTGAACACATCCAGATCGTCCAGCTCTTTGCTGAGGTCAACGATGACACCTTCGCCGTACAACCAGTCCAAAGGCAGCTGGTCGATCGTTTTGCCGTTAGTGACGAAGTGCTTGGGCGCGTCCAGATGCGTGCCCATGTGATTGCTGGTCATGATGTACTGAGCGTTGACGCCATGCTCGCTCTTGCGCTTGATGTACTTGACCTCGAACGGGGGATAGAACGGCCAGAACGAGGCGTCTTGGTTCAAGGGTTGGGACAGATCGTGGATTTTCATCATTCTCCTAAAGGTTGTATTGCTGGGCGTACGCTACCAGCGCATCTTCAAAGATCTTCATCGGGGGGCGCACCAGGCCCGCGCCCACCTGGCCCACGCCGGCTTCGCGATGGGCAATGCCGGTGTTGACGCGCGGCGTGATGCCCAGTTCGACGACTTTGCGGATGTCGATGCCGGTGGGGGTGCCGCGGAATTCGAGCTGTGGGATGGTGAAGTGGCTGTGTTCGGCAATGGTGATCTCGTACATTTCCAATGTGGCGTTGAGCGCGTCCTGCGGCGTGCCGCTCACGAAGGTCACGATGGCAGGTGCAGCCGCCATGGCAAACGCGCCGATGCCGGCCGTCTCGGTAATGGTGCTGTCACCGATATCTGGGTTAGCGTCCTTGCTGGTGAAGCTGGGGAAGTACAGGCCATCCGGTATTTCGGCAGGGGCGGTGAACCACTGCTCGCCCAGGCCGCTAACGCGCATGCCAAAGTCGGTGCCGTTGCGCGCCATGGTGGTGACCATGGTGCTGCCTTCTACCCCGTGAGCGCTGGCAGACATCGCCTTGCAGGCCGCCATGACCGGGTTCAGCACGCTGAGCGCATTGTCGCCCAGCGCCTTGAGCACTTCGGACTCGACTTCGTTGTCCGCCGCCACCTTGGCGATCCAGGGGGCGAGCTTGGCAGTGTAGATGATGGAGCCGGCCTTGTTGCGGTTGTGGCCTTCGTCGCCCATGTGCAGGCTCTCGGCCAATAGGGCGCGGATATCAATGCCGCCGCTGGCTTCGATGGCTTTGGCGAGCAAGGGACCCATGCTGTCATTCATCCAACGCAGCTTGGCGATCACTTCTTCGCTAAAGGCCCCATAGCGCAGCACTTTGCCATAGCCTTCGTTGAGGTTGGAGTACGCTTTGTTGCCGTGAGTCTCGTTCTCAATGATGTAGACCATCATAGAGGACGATGTGACGCCGGCCATCGGCCCGACTGTGTCGTGGTGGTGGCAAGGGTCGAATTCGATCTCGCCTTTTTCCACCAATGCCACAGCTTCAGCTTCGTTCCTGGCGAGGCCTTCAAAGATCAGCGCGCCAATGACCGCCCCCCGCAGCGGCCCAGACATGCGCTCCCAGCTGATGGGAGGGCCGGCGTGCAGCAGAAGATTCGGCTTCATGTCTGGAATGACGTCTTTTGCCAGCGCCACACCCTTAAGGATGGGGCGCGCCTCCATCATTTTGGAAACCGCTTGCTGATTTGCTTTGCTGATGTCTACCATCTCTACCTATTTGCCCTTCATCTTCTCAAGAATACTTGCTAGGCTCTCGTTTCCTCCAGCGGGCGGGCGCCAATCTACTTGTACGGCGTGCGCACCTTGGGCCTGCAAACTGTCGTAGAAGCTTTCCACGCCCACGTTGATGGCTGCCAGCGGCTCGCCGAATGGCTGCAATGGCTTGGCGGCCGAAGATGGAGCAACGGCCAGGCGAGCAGCTACATAATCTACGGCTTGCGAGGTTTCGCGGAAGATGCGTGCGCCGGCAGCCTCCAGCTTGGCGATCTGTTCGCTGGTATGTTGCGGATCATCATCTGTGCCCACTACGAGTGCCACAAACTCCAGGTCTGGGCGCGCTTTGCAGTGCGCTTCAATTGCTGGAGCCAGCTCGCTGGCGGGGTCAGCGTGTGCGCCTTCACCGAGCACAATGTCAAGCAAGATAAGCCCAATCTCAGGGCCTTCAGATTCCTGTTTGAGGCGGCGCAGGCGCAGGTCGTTATCCATCATCGGGTGCAGGCGGCCAACCGTGAACACATCCTCGCCCAGGTCAATGATCGTGTGGGCTTGACTGTGCAAAGGGTCAGCCAGTTTCTGCGAATTGCGTATAGCCACATTCGAATATAGAGGATGCAGGAAATTCTGCAGCCCATTAAGGGCTTCATAGGCCAGCGTACCGCCAGCGAACAGGCCGCGCAAGTAACCCGTGCGCGGTTCGACCGCGGTGGGGCTTATTGCATCCTCGCTCAGGGCTACGGCAATCCGCGCGGCAGAGTCTAGCCCGGTTGCGAAGTGCACATTGCCGATCTGCTCGGCGGGGGCGGCAAAGCCAATGAAAGCCACAACTACAGGCTTCCCAGCTGACTGCGCCACAGTCAGCAGCCGCGCGGAAGTCTGCTCATCCGGTGGCTTGCTGACCAGCACGATGACTTTGGTGCTCTCGTCAGCGGCCAGGTAGCGCAGGCCTTGCAGCATGCTAGCCGCGCCAACCTCCGCTTTGAGATCACGCCCGCCGGTGCCGATGGCTTGCGAGACGCCGCCGCCGTAGTTGTGGATGCCAACGGTGAGCGCTTGCAGGCCAGTGCCGGATGCGCCTACCAGGCCCACCGGGCCGCGGCGCACGCGGTTGGCAAAGCCCAGCCCAACCCCGTTGATGATGGCTGTGCCGCAGTCTGGCCCCATGACCAACAGGCCAAGCTCAGCGGCGCGCTGCTTGAGTGCGATCTCATCGCTGAGTTCAACATTGTCGCTGTACAGGAACACATGCTTGCCGTGGTCCAGCGCCTCATGCGCAACCTTGGCCGCGTAGCGACCGGGCACCGAGATCAGCACCCATTCAGCGGCAGGCAGGTTGCGCACGCCAGCATCCAGGCTGCGTGGGCGGTAGCTTTGATTGCCGCCACCGCTGCTGCGCTGCTTGAGCAGTTCATCTACTTGTGAGAGGGCGGTGCTGGCCTCGGTTTCGCTGGCGGCGCGCACCACAATGAGCAAGTCTTCCGGACGGGCAGCTTTGCCGGCTGCTTCCAGTAGATTGCTGTCAGCCAGCAGCTCCAGATTGGCTGGCGTGGCCATCACCACACCGGCATCTTCTACCCCCGGCAGGGCAGCCAGCTTGCGCTGCAGCTGCATCAATACGACCGAGTCGTAATATGCGCCGGGGCGAACTTCACTTTTAGTTGTACTCATAATGAGCAGCTCACTTGCTCTCCGCCAGGGCAGTTTCGATTTCGGCCCCCCAAGCCAGCAACTGTTCATCCCGGCCGTATGGCGCAATGAGCTGTGTGCCTAGCGGAAGACCGGCTGTGTCCCACCCGGTTGGCAGGCTGAGGGCTGGCATGCCGGCTTGCGTCCAGGGCAGGTTCATCACCGGGTCACCTGTGCTGGCCAGACCTAAGGGGGCGGAGCCTACGGCAGAAGGCGTCAGCCAGAGGTCAAAGCCGTGCAAGTTCATCAGCGCGCCCAGGTCGTGGCGCAGGCCGCGAGCGGCATCTAACGCATTGTCCAAGTCAGCCGCACGAGTTGCCAGGCCTTCTTTGACCAACTCGGCCAGTTTGGGACTATATAGATGAGAATAACGCCCGAACCAGAGTGCGTGGGTCTGGGCGGCCTCAGCGGCCAGGATGAGACGATGGCGCTGCACAACGGGTGCGAATTCATTCAGAGCATTGACACGTTTGACGTGATAACCCGCCTGGCGTAAGCGCTCAGCCACATTTTCAAGATGCGCCAGCATCTCTTTGGAGGCATGGGAAAGGTACTCCCCGGTGGGGATCGCGATGCTGAGTTTGTCCTGGCGCGGAGCGTCGGTCCAATTTTGGATGACTACTTTGGCGGCCTGCTTAATGAACGGAACCTCTTGGGCGAACAGGCCGACGTGGTCCAGAGAAGGCGCCAGCGGGATAACCCCCTCAGTCGAGATGCGGCCGTGGCTGGGCTTGTAGCCCACCACGCCGCAGAACGAGGCAGGGCGAATGATTGAGCCGATCGTTTGTGTCCCGAGGGCAATATCCACCAGGCCCGCGGCGACAGCCGCGGCCGAGCCGCTGCTGCTGCCGCCGGGTGTGTGGTCAGGGTTGTGTGGGTTGCGCGTGGGGCCGGGCGTGAAGTAGGCGAACTCGGTCGTAACGGTCTTGCCCGCCACCAAGGCACCGGCCCGCTTCAGCGCGCTGACTGCAATGGATTCTTTGCCTCCCAAAGCACGCGCCGGCAAGTGGCTGCCCGCTTTGGTTGCGAAGTCATCCACATGGAAGATGTCTTTTACACCAAGAAGCATCCCATAAAGGGAAGGCCGTTTCTCAGGTTGTTTGTATCTCTTCGCAAGCGCGGTGCCTTGACGCTGCAGGCGCTTAAACCGACTATCTTCGCTGACAAAAGCGTGCACCCGAGGCTCGCGCTCGGAATACAAGTTTTCAAATGCATGGAGGCGGCTGAGCAAAGCATCAACCGCCTGGCGGCTGCCGGGCTTGGTCTTCATCTAGCTCTCCGCCTCTCTGAGCTTCTTGGCAGCCAACAGGGTAGCGTCCACAATGTGCTGATAGCCCGTACAGCGGCACAGGTTGCCGCTGATCGCTTCGCGCGCTTCAGCTTCGCTGGGGTTCTTATTCTCCTGCAGGAAAGGCACCAGTGTCATCAGAATGCCTGGAGTGCAGAAGCCGCACTGCAGACCGTGCGCTTCCCAGAAGGCGTTCTGGATGGGGTGCAGCTTGTCTTCACTCACAGCCAGGCCTTCTACGGTGGTGATGTCGTGGCCGTTGGCTTGCACCGCCAGCATGATGCAGCTGCGCACGGGCTTGCCATCAAACAAGATGGTGCACGCGCCGCATACACCATGCTCGCAGCCCACATGTGTGCCGGTGAGCCCGGCTTCATGACGAATAAAGTCAGCCAATAACAAACGCGGCTCAACCCGTTTCTCTATCGTCTTGCCGTTGATGCTTACCTGAATAGGGTGAGTAGGGCTCATGCGTGGGCGGCCTTTGCTCGTTCGGTGGCGGTATGCAGTGCGCGTTCAGTCAGTACAGCTGAAAGATGGCGCTGGTATTCTGGCGTAGCATGGATGTTCCCGTAAGGCGACATATCTTCCTGGCTGGCAATACGGCCGGCTTCTTTGAAGGCGGCCGCATTTGGCGCCTCGCCGGCCAGGCTGGATGCCGCGTTGGCGGCGTCCAGCGGGCCATCGCCCACGTTTAAATACACCAGACGGGCCTCACTGACCTTGTCGTCTGCGCCCAGAGTCACTACTGCGGCCAGTCCCGCCATGGCATAGTCCCCGTGCCGCCGGGCCACCTCGGTGAAACAGTACCCCGTGCGTGCCATTTTTGTCGGGAAAGCGATCTCGACCAGCAACTCGTCGGGCTGCAAAGTCGTGGCGAACAGGCCAGCGAAGAAGTCTTTGGCTTCGATCCAGCGCTCGCCGGCTTTACTCTGCGCCCGGAAGCGGGCGCCCAGGGCCAGCGCTACCACAGGCAGCTCTGAGGCCGGGTCGGCATGTGCCAGGCTGCCGCCGATGGTGCCCCGGTTGCGGATCTGGGGATGGGCAATGTTGGGGATGGCTTCGTGCAGCAGCGGCGCGTGCTCTGCCACCAGCGGGTCGCGCTCCGCCGTAGATTGCAGAGTCATGCTGCCAATGTGTACTGCGCCGTTGGGTTTGGAGATATGGCGCAGTTCAGGCACGTGGTTCAGGTCGATCAATAGGCTGGGCTGTGCCACCCGAAAGTTCATGGCTGGGATCAGGCTTTGGCCGCCCGCCAATGGCTTTCCGTCATCTCCGTGCTCGGCTTTGAGTTCAAGCGCGGCTTCCAGAGTAGTGGGTGCATGGTACTCAAAGGGAGCAGGTTTCATGCGTTCGTTTCGCCATTCTTAGAAAAAAGTGAACACGACTGGAATATTAATCGTACTACAAACTGCTTAACTCAACGAATGCCTGATGGTAGCAAAGGTCGTTTGTCCCTTGCTTGTTGCTCTATTCTTTGTCATCATGGCACATATGAGACCTGTAAGCATTGTCGCCGCTTCTCAGTTGCCAGTGGTGAAGGCAAATCCGGACAGCCTGAGCCAAATGGCATCCTCTGTCATGAGAGACGCCATGCAGAGCGCCGGAG contains the following coding sequences:
- a CDS encoding xanthine dehydrogenase family protein subunit M, coding for MKPAPFEYHAPTTLEAALELKAEHGDDGKPLAGGQSLIPAMNFRVAQPSLLIDLNHVPELRHISKPNGAVHIGSMTLQSTAERDPLVAEHAPLLHEAIPNIAHPQIRNRGTIGGSLAHADPASELPVVALALGARFRAQSKAGERWIEAKDFFAGLFATTLQPDELLVEIAFPTKMARTGYCFTEVARRHGDYAMAGLAAVVTLGADDKVSEARLVYLNVGDGPLDAANAASSLAGEAPNAAAFKEAGRIASQEDMSPYGNIHATPEYQRHLSAVLTERALHTATERAKAAHA
- a CDS encoding (2Fe-2S)-binding protein gives rise to the protein MSPTHPIQVSINGKTIEKRVEPRLLLADFIRHEAGLTGTHVGCEHGVCGACTILFDGKPVRSCIMLAVQANGHDITTVEGLAVSEDKLHPIQNAFWEAHGLQCGFCTPGILMTLVPFLQENKNPSEAEAREAISGNLCRCTGYQHIVDATLLAAKKLREAES
- a CDS encoding DUF1116 domain-containing protein, whose translation is MVDISKANQQAVSKMMEARPILKGVALAKDVIPDMKPNLLLHAGPPISWERMSGPLRGAVIGALIFEGLARNEAEAVALVEKGEIEFDPCHHHDTVGPMAGVTSSSMMVYIIENETHGNKAYSNLNEGYGKVLRYGAFSEEVIAKLRWMNDSMGPLLAKAIEASGGIDIRALLAESLHMGDEGHNRNKAGSIIYTAKLAPWIAKVAADNEVESEVLKALGDNALSVLNPVMAACKAMSASAHGVEGSTMVTTMARNGTDFGMRVSGLGEQWFTAPAEIPDGLYFPSFTSKDANPDIGDSTITETAGIGAFAMAAAPAIVTFVSGTPQDALNATLEMYEITIAEHSHFTIPQLEFRGTPTGIDIRKVVELGITPRVNTGIAHREAGVGQVGAGLVRPPMKIFEDALVAYAQQYNL
- the fdrA gene encoding acyl-CoA synthetase FdrA yields the protein MSTTKSEVRPGAYYDSVVLMQLQRKLAALPGVEDAGVVMATPANLELLADSNLLEAAGKAARPEDLLIVVRAASETEASTALSQVDELLKQRSSGGGNQSYRPRSLDAGVRNLPAAEWVLISVPGRYAAKVAHEALDHGKHVFLYSDNVELSDEIALKQRAAELGLLVMGPDCGTAIINGVGLGFANRVRRGPVGLVGASGTGLQALTVGIHNYGGGVSQAIGTGGRDLKAEVGAASMLQGLRYLAADESTKVIVLVSKPPDEQTSARLLTVAQSAGKPVVVAFIGFAAPAEQIGNVHFATGLDSAARIAVALSEDAISPTAVEPRTGYLRGLFAGGTLAYEALNGLQNFLHPLYSNVAIRNSQKLADPLHSQAHTIIDLGEDVFTVGRLHPMMDNDLRLRRLKQESEGPEIGLILLDIVLGEGAHADPASELAPAIEAHCKARPDLEFVALVVGTDDDPQHTSEQIAKLEAAGARIFRETSQAVDYVAARLAVAPSSAAKPLQPFGEPLAAINVGVESFYDSLQAQGAHAVQVDWRPPAGGNESLASILEKMKGK
- a CDS encoding amidase, whose protein sequence is MKTKPGSRQAVDALLSRLHAFENLYSEREPRVHAFVSEDSRFKRLQRQGTALAKRYKQPEKRPSLYGMLLGVKDIFHVDDFATKAGSHLPARALGGKESIAVSALKRAGALVAGKTVTTEFAYFTPGPTRNPHNPDHTPGGSSSGSAAAVAAGLVDIALGTQTIGSIIRPASFCGVVGYKPSHGRISTEGVIPLAPSLDHVGLFAQEVPFIKQAAKVVIQNWTDAPRQDKLSIAIPTGEYLSHASKEMLAHLENVAERLRQAGYHVKRVNALNEFAPVVQRHRLILAAEAAQTHALWFGRYSHLYSPKLAELVKEGLATRAADLDNALDAARGLRHDLGALMNLHGFDLWLTPSAVGSAPLGLASTGDPVMNLPWTQAGMPALSLPTGWDTAGLPLGTQLIAPYGRDEQLLAWGAEIETALAESK